The genomic window ACCCACTAGGCAGCCACTGACTAAAATGCTtctgtcccatgtgacagggtTGTGTTGATGTATAAGGGGACAGGGCAGAACACTGATTTCACAGGCTGATAAGACTGTGGATACCAGGGACATCCCTGCTCTCAGTCACGCAGGGTCCAGTCTCTAGCAGTAAGGAGCTGCGAGTATCTGCAAGTCCCATCTGGGCTTGAGTCGGCAGAATGGGGTTAGGGTGTTTACTCTGTTAATACCACCCACATCTGCATATTTTGCTCAGATGAATCCCAAATTATCTGAACTGCGTCCCACCGTGCCTTCAAAAATCCTCAAGTACACCACATTTCTACgtctctgctctgctgtgtgGCAACTCAAGTATGTGTAGCTTTCTCTAGAATTGGCATCCCACAGACAGAAAATTAGAAAACGTTTTGCATCATCAGCAATGTGCagctccttcttgcctttctccAATCTTATGAGCTGCCTTTCTCCCTGAGAGCAGCTTCTCTGAGCAACTGGCAGGGTAGATTTACTGCATCATAAGACTGATGTCTGGAAGAGATGTAGCACTAAAAAACAGTCTTTGGGCCAATGTGCATCCTTATGAATCACATGCAGATACAAGTAATGTCCGGACTAAATCTTCAACATTTTTCCCTGTGAATCTATATAAGTAGTTTGCATATGTGCTATACAACCAAACAATTTGTTAGGGATATCATGTTAATGCCTACAAAGTTCATCAGCATCTTTATTTCAGGAGACAAGCTGAAACAGGGAGCACCACTGAACAGAAAGTTACTTGCTGGGCACAACACATGCTTTGTGGTAGAGTTTCTATCACTATACCGTTTTTGGAGACTTGACAGTTTAGAAGAGTGCTTGTTAAGTggaggaacagaaaaagataaaagacattgaaatgaaagagaaagaagtgcaCAGCAGTCAAACCCACACCAATAGTATTCATCTAGgtactttttttctactttgtttccACAAAATGGCTATTCTTCAGTGTGCACATTTTCAAATTACATTACAGAAGCCTTGCAATACCATAATCTGATGGCTCCTTACCATTCGGAAATTGTGTGGATGCAAATCTTGTTAACAGAATACCAGCTCCTTCAATTAAAGCTAGGAGAATTCCTCCCATTGCAGCAGATCCAACCATGGCAACAGGtccatctaaaaataaaaagtacaaaacacatccttttttctggttttgatgtATTACTTGGCACATAATAGTTCTCTTTTTATAGTTATAATCTCTCCTATGAGCAGACTCAAAAGCAGCAATTTTGCATCCATTAAGCCTAATTAACATCACCAATAAAAGGATAATTACTAGGCAACTCCCCCTCGCTTCctcaaggaaacaaaagaacaccGGTAATGTTTGAGAACATAATTATTACTTTCATAAGCACAGGACAAAGGTTTAAGATTATCTTTCAATCTGCTGTGCTTATAAGGAAATTCCAGTCTGAATATCATATGCTTTTGCTTCACTATAATGATAAGAACTCTACATTTAGAATATGAAACTTTTTCAATTAATATCTTCCTAGAGCTTCATTTCTTACTTCTCGCAGCTAATATGGCTCCAGTTAGGGCTCCACTTGTGATTGAATTCCACGGATCTTCTTTACCTCTCATTCTTACCATACTGCAATCAATCATGGAGAAGAGTCCTCCCCAGACAGCAAAGCTACCTATTagaaagttggaaaaaaaacaacagattaGACAAAGCAGGCAAGCCAGACATTGTTTTACTGGAGCCATATAATAAAGAAATGGTGTAATATTAGTACTTGCTTTTAGATATGAAAGCATattcaaattcagaaagaacCAAAGAAAGCCAGCAACAAAACATtggctaaaaagaaaaatctatattGAGAAAAAACTTGCCCAAtgacatacatacatatttatataaaccTCTAACTCAAATCAACAACAGAAAACCTACCAAATATCATTGATTATAATGGAACTTCCATCCTAATGGAGGTACATTCACTCAGAGAACtttcatatagaaaaaaatgaagtaacatTTTAACATATTTACTCACACAAAATGAGGTACAACAATTTAGCATCTTATCCTGTTTCTGGCATCTCAAGAGATTAGTATTGGTCTGTATTGCATGACAGACACAAAGAGAATGTGATAGTTTTCAGAACGCACTTTGAAGTGTCTTAATGCCTTTGAAAGCTTaatactgcaaaaaatgaagcagataCAGAAGGATGAATTCCTCTCTCTTTGCACAGTCACCATAGGCTGCAGCCACCACATTCCCCTACTCCACAACACTAtcccattttctcctttcaaagtATCATAATTCAATTTGCCTGTTAGAATAGCATAATGGGAAATGAGCAGCTCTTTGGACATACTTTGATGCTGAACCACCTTTGAGAGGTTAGAATATCATTTTGGCTCAAGTCACAGTTTTCGTGATTCTGGATTTTCACACATTCCACAAGAATGAGTGAACTTTACACAGCTGACCACAGGGGAACTAGTCTAAAATCCTAACCATATCCACTGACCTACTTCATTTATCTCAGAGACTgatcatttcttttaatgagtcaaatatcttcatttcagaacaaatctctctccctctctcatgTGAGGTAATAGGAAACTAGGATACCCATTTTTTCACATTGTCCACAGTAGCACTGCAGTTTGCAGGCCTGGGCTGCTTCCACCAAAGGCAATTTGGCTGCCTTCCCTGGGCACCTGCAGTGCTCCTTGCTCTCAATAGTCTAAACTCACCGTAAGAGCTAGACCTGGGCTAATCAGACAACTCCGGTCTGTGCGCACAATGCACAGGTTCCcaggcagctctgcacagaTCTGGCTCAAGTCTGACAAAATTATTCACCCTGACTTATCACCCACACACAAGCATCACAAAGCACGTTTCTTCCAGATCTAAACTATTTCTGGATGCATGAGAACCATATTTACACAGTGTTTGGACTAACAAATCCTGCTGAAACACAGCTGGCCTGCTGCAAAGCATCTCAGGCGCCTCTGCGCTTGTACCATGTTATATTCCAGTACTGGGTTATCTATCAACAGCCAATGGAAAGGTGACTGTAACAATGGTACAAAATTACACTTACCTCCCAACTGTGGAGCTCTTGTTTTAATAGCTGTCAAGCTTCCCCGCAGTCGGTGGTTTACACCCTACAATAAACCAGAAATGACAGTTAGAATAAAACAGAGTGAAATCTTGCCTGCAATCTGACTGTATATAGGCAAAACCAGCCACAAGTCAGACATATTTCTGAGCATCCTCAAGAGCTATGACCAGAAACTGTTAGAAACACAGTCATTTTAGACTGCATTTTACatatacattaatatttttcatatcctCATAACACATGCTTAAACTACAGAAATTAATTACAGCCATCAGACATTACACTAAATTATTTAAGTGCAAGGTTTGTTTGGCAGTAGTGCTACAGggtttatattttttctattattttattttttaaggaataagACATTTAAAGTAacacttttagaaaaataagtgttttatttttcatatatattatttcttcctttctgatgtCCGATTACTTCACCAAACTTGTACACAGGACACCAGTGGAATAAACAGCAGCATCTAGGCAGGTAACTTGTGCATGTAGCTGCAGTTAGGAGGTTCTGTCCATGGAGAATCCACCCAGAAGAGCACCATGGGACTGCATTAGAGGGAAATTGCATAATATAATATTCCATTTCTATAAGAATTTTATCTACTTTAGTTATAAGCAACTTCCCTAAGCTCAAAATAGCACatatgagaggaaaaatagGTGTTTTCTCCGTTTCACTCAACAGTCCCCTGCAACATTTCTCAAATACACATGAAACAGATTTGTCCTCTTTTTGCTGTGTACCTTCCATAAgcagggaaaataaatgcaactgAGAAACAGGaattgtttcttcttctctaaaCTAGAAATAGCCAGCAGACAAGATAATgcaaattaaattactttctttaatACCTGTCACTGCCATAAATCCATACACAGGAGAAAACTTGGCTTTAAGATCTAATCCAGAAAACTATAATCACTAACCTGCACTGTACACATCCAACCTCACCGTTTGTCCCACATTAAGCCATTGCTGCTGGTCAGCGAGAGTTCATCTAAGACCCCACAGAATTATTACTACATATTTGCCACAGATTTAGACTCCTGGTTTGGATTAATGACAGGCATGCAGGTCATTAATTATTCCCACTCAATACACaaaaaatttttctctttcaccttCCTCTAGCAAGTTTCACCATTaagggaaaaagcaagcagaattgTACCCTTAATGCATTTGTCAAACTGTTCTACTTACCACTGGGGAATTTCTGAACCCCTTGATAGCTTGGAAGATGCCACCTCCTATGGCTCCCATTGTGAAAGCACCCCCACAGTCATCTACTATCCTCCAGGgactgtaaagaaaaacaaacatgaaaacacTAAAATCCCTGTTAAAAATGCGCAGGTAACTGTAACAGATCCACCACTCACACATCCAATGTATCCAAGCTGACCATCAAAATGAATGTCACAGTATCCAAAAACGGAGTGAAAAAATCAAACTGCCAGCTGCAGTGTCTCACATCCAGCTTGGTGAACAGACATCAACAAAATGCAAGCACAGCAAATATTACAGTAAAACAAACTCGACTTTCACCAGGAGTCTAACAACTTGTCTCCCTAAAATGGTTAACATCAAATAGAGAAAAGGATTACTGGAATTCCTCACACAAGACACAGAAACGTATTTCCACCGTGGAAAACTTACTCAGAATTCCAGGTAATAatcagctcagctctgcttaCGCAATCTAAATAACTAAGTGAATTTATTGCTCTTATTCTTGTCTTAACCTACAGAAAACTTAGTGGCCAAATGCACGCAAGACTGGTTCACAGCTAGCATAAAACTCTGCTGTCCTGAATTACTCGTATTTTTCATTAGTTCTAGTTATTTAAAAGCGAAACTTCAAAGTCATCTTTTGTGAAAC from Rhea pennata isolate bPtePen1 chromosome 25, bPtePen1.pri, whole genome shotgun sequence includes these protein-coding regions:
- the TIMM17A gene encoding mitochondrial import inner membrane translocase subunit Tim17-A; its protein translation is MSQWRGGRAAKRAKMEEYAREPCPWRIVDDCGGAFTMGAIGGGIFQAIKGFRNSPVGVNHRLRGSLTAIKTRAPQLGGSFAVWGGLFSMIDCSMVRMRGKEDPWNSITSGALTGAILAARNGPVAMVGSAAMGGILLALIEGAGILLTRFASTQFPNGPQFSDDPSQLQSSPFGDYRQYQ